TTTCAACAACTTCTTCTTTATTCTTAATTCATTTAAATTTTCGTAATTTCTCCCCATAGTTTAGTGGTTTAAAAATTTAATAACACCGTCTGCGACACTATTTACAATCCTATTTTTAAAGATAACGATAAAAATCATGATTACAAAATAAAAAGCAGCCACAATCAGAAAGCCGAAAGAAGTATTATTCAGTGCTTTACCGATAAGAAATGCTATTCCAAAATTGAAAAGAACAATAAAAAAGGCAAAAGCAACA
The sequence above is a segment of the Chryseobacterium sp. MYb264 genome. Coding sequences within it:
- a CDS encoding phage holin family protein, translating into MIETIKEYASKRIDLLKIEATEKSSLSAGMIAYFVVLLVAFAFFIVLFNFGIAFLIGKALNNTSFGFLIVAAFYFVIMIFIVIFKNRIVNSVADGVIKFLNH